In Nitrososphaerales archaeon, a genomic segment contains:
- a CDS encoding 50S ribosomal protein L37, whose translation MGRSKVKESLRGLHQKYGATLRRRYTKAYLTLKQKRRCPRCGSWRFRRKALGIWKCPKCQYTVAGGAYDLVTKKI comes from the coding sequence GTGGGTAGATCAAAGGTCAAGGAATCGCTGCGGGGCCTGCACCAGAAGTACGGTGCAACGCTTAGGCGTAGATATACAAAAGCATACCTCACGTTAAAGCAGAAACGAAGATGCCCAAGATGCGGTTCATGGAGGTTCAGAAGAAAGGCACTAGGCATTTGGAAGTGCCCCAAGTGTCAGTATACTGTTGCTGGCGGAGCATATGACCTTGTTACCAAGAAAATTTAA
- a CDS encoding prefoldin subunit beta yields MSEQELPPWLREQVARLNQLQQNLQAILMQKQQIEIELAEADKALEELRKINAGDAVYKTAGPVLIKANKDEVIKELEEKKELANTRVMVLSKQETRLKENLKEVQGKIDEMIRGAGASSTKPRAE; encoded by the coding sequence ATGAGCGAACAAGAATTGCCTCCTTGGTTACGTGAGCAGGTAGCGAGGCTTAACCAACTGCAGCAGAACCTGCAGGCGATACTTATGCAGAAGCAGCAGATAGAGATTGAACTCGCAGAAGCGGATAAGGCCCTAGAGGAGTTAAGGAAAATTAATGCAGGCGATGCTGTTTACAAGACAGCAGGACCAGTATTGATCAAGGCAAATAAAGACGAAGTCATAAAAGAATTGGAGGAGAAGAAGGAACTTGCTAATACACGTGTGATGGTTTTGTCAAAACAGGAAACTAGGTTAAAAGAGAACCTGAAGGAGGTCCAAGGCAAGATAGATGAAATGATCCGCGGCGCTGGCGCTAGTTCAACAAAGCCGAGAGCGGAGTAA
- a CDS encoding KEOPS complex subunit Pcc1, whose translation MQGGRFNATIEIRTRNPDVIYSALKPDISHIVEGHTRSRMKLVNGSVVIDISSEDLSHLRASLNSYLRLAKTAISCLDVTL comes from the coding sequence ATGCAAGGGGGAAGATTTAACGCTACCATTGAAATAAGGACCAGAAATCCTGATGTTATCTATTCGGCGCTTAAACCTGACATCAGCCATATAGTCGAGGGGCATACAAGGTCTAGGATGAAACTTGTTAACGGTTCAGTAGTCATAGACATCAGTTCAGAGGACCTTTCTCATCTAAGGGCTAGTCTAAATTCCTATCTGAGGCTGGCGAAGACCGCTATCAGCTGCTTGGATGTAACGCTATAA